The Gordonia sp. KTR9 genome contains a region encoding:
- a CDS encoding inorganic phosphate transporter — protein MSGEMLILVLLVITALGFDFTNGFHDTGNAMATSIATGALKPKVAVGLSAVLNLVGAFLSVEVAATITKDVLEIQQTSGPDAGELVAGLSATTALLIIFAGLIGGILWNLFTWLFGLPSSSSHALFGGLIGSGLAAIGVSGINWSGITSKILIPALFAPVIACLVAGCGTWLVFAITRRIADREKENGFRYGQVATASLVSLAHGTGDAQKTMGVIAMALIATGHLEASSVSHGLPFWVVLSCAAAIAIGTYLGGWRIIRTLGKGLVEITSPQGMAAEASSAAIILTSSAAGMALSTTQVATGSILGSGVGRKGAQVRWSVAGRMAVAWVTTLPAAGAVGAACYFIAHLFGDVTGALIIFAVLVAASGYMYWRAQENKVDHENVNDAWEGDARVGEEWEEAVATEENDTSLPLPPVIPAEIIVQHDPERSS, from the coding sequence ATGAGCGGCGAGATGCTGATCCTGGTGCTGTTGGTGATCACAGCCCTCGGCTTCGATTTCACCAACGGCTTCCACGACACCGGCAACGCCATGGCGACGTCGATCGCCACCGGCGCTCTCAAGCCGAAGGTCGCGGTCGGGCTGTCGGCGGTGCTCAACCTGGTCGGCGCCTTCCTGTCCGTGGAGGTCGCCGCGACCATCACCAAGGACGTGCTGGAGATCCAGCAGACATCCGGCCCCGACGCCGGCGAGCTGGTGGCCGGCCTGTCGGCGACGACGGCACTGCTGATCATCTTCGCCGGGCTCATCGGCGGCATCCTGTGGAATCTCTTCACCTGGCTGTTCGGCCTGCCCTCGAGTTCGTCCCACGCCCTGTTCGGCGGACTGATCGGTTCGGGGCTGGCCGCGATCGGGGTCAGCGGCATCAACTGGTCCGGGATCACCTCCAAGATCCTGATCCCCGCGCTCTTCGCGCCCGTCATCGCATGTCTCGTCGCGGGCTGCGGCACCTGGCTGGTCTTCGCGATCACCCGCCGGATCGCCGACCGGGAGAAGGAGAACGGCTTCCGCTACGGACAGGTCGCCACCGCATCGCTCGTCTCGCTGGCCCACGGCACCGGTGACGCCCAGAAGACGATGGGCGTCATCGCCATGGCGCTGATCGCGACCGGGCACCTCGAGGCGTCCAGCGTCAGCCACGGCCTCCCGTTCTGGGTGGTCCTCAGCTGCGCGGCCGCCATCGCGATCGGCACGTACCTCGGAGGCTGGCGGATCATCCGCACCCTCGGCAAGGGTCTCGTGGAGATCACCTCGCCGCAGGGCATGGCCGCCGAGGCCTCGTCGGCCGCCATCATCCTCACCTCGAGCGCGGCGGGTATGGCGCTGTCGACCACACAGGTGGCCACGGGCTCGATCCTGGGCTCGGGGGTGGGCCGCAAGGGCGCCCAGGTCCGCTGGTCGGTCGCCGGCCGGATGGCCGTCGCCTGGGTGACCACCCTGCCGGCCGCCGGCGCGGTCGGCGCCGCCTGCTACTTCATCGCGCACCTCTTCGGCGACGTCACCGGAGCGCTCATCATCTTCGCGGTGCTGGTCGCGGCGTCGGGCTACATGTACTGGCGCGCGCAGGAGAACAAGGTCGACCACGAGAACGTCAACGACGCCTGGGAGGGCGACGCCCGCGTCGGCGAGGAGTGGGAGGAGGCGGTCGCGACCGAGGAGAACGACACCAGCCTCCCGCTACCCCCGGTCATCCCGGCCGAGATCATCGTCCAGCACGACCCGGAGAGGAGCTCCTGA
- a CDS encoding FtsX-like permease family protein, producing MPSRGTRPSALLAGLTRIRLLNLREIRTHRLRLLTSLAVVVVSSALLIAVLGTYGSASESVREFNNAVSGVADIEVAGITDTGVDESLAGEIRRDVDAAAAVVPMIRGSVVVDGSAVPLLGSDQRVTQLSGSLRAAVQQEQAGGPQSATVDLDRLRTGVFVGPGLGLERGDRLSVNGIDVEVLEVLGNAQAAGLNSGRFVFAYVDLAQRLVGLEGRLDSILVVTEPGADVSAVRAQVKGIVDGRAVVVDPDFRAKQAEVASSVTRDATLLVSLVSLVIAAFLVFNTMNMAVASRRRSLAMIRALGAKRSHLVGDMLGEAALMGLVGGALGIPLGILAGRAVIGSLPEPPADSVGTVINYHLPAYAPAAAVIACVVACVAATTLAARSVFAVSPVEAMAPVEVSDSASRRGPAVVVAAVLGVAGLIASWVIVSTVPGRPAILAGVFYLVGALLLCFALSKPLAWAVVRVARWFGGPGQLASVNTERAPRRAWATLMTVAVAIAVGMGTSGALDNLVSSMSKSLDGLGDPDFYVSSTSAATLPLGPILPASVAERVTAVPGVTEVVGGQWAAVNIGESKANVQGLEPGSRAPFMRKASPEAVARVLAGDGILMSNVLARALDVDTGSTVELATPNGPRQTVVRDTVDYVSLDSGVAAMSQELLADWFDRDGDTYLQVITSPDADPVQVRRDLDALVQNVPTTGNKPISVYSGAEALAATQATVEQAGAFAVAIQWIVAGAAAIALLNTLLLSVLERRRELGVLRAMGASRRFVSRTVLAEAGAVALVGSVVGVVLGAAMHLLSNQILTITTSLTVLYSPRPSALLFVTIAVALCLVGAFIPAVRAGRMNISESIQNE from the coding sequence GTGCCGAGCCGGGGTACTCGACCCTCCGCCCTGCTCGCCGGTCTCACGCGCATCCGGCTGCTGAACCTGCGCGAGATCCGTACCCATCGGTTGCGCCTGCTCACGTCGCTGGCGGTGGTGGTCGTGTCGTCGGCGTTGCTGATCGCGGTACTCGGGACCTACGGGTCGGCGTCGGAATCGGTGCGCGAGTTCAACAACGCGGTGTCGGGTGTCGCCGACATCGAGGTCGCGGGCATCACCGACACCGGGGTCGACGAGTCCCTGGCCGGCGAGATCCGTCGCGACGTCGATGCGGCGGCGGCCGTCGTGCCGATGATCCGCGGGTCGGTCGTCGTCGACGGTTCGGCCGTGCCGCTGCTCGGCTCCGACCAGCGCGTCACCCAGCTGTCGGGCAGTCTGCGAGCCGCCGTGCAGCAGGAGCAGGCGGGTGGTCCGCAGTCGGCGACCGTCGATCTCGATCGCCTGCGTACCGGCGTGTTCGTCGGTCCGGGTCTCGGGCTCGAGCGCGGAGACCGCCTGTCGGTCAACGGGATCGACGTCGAGGTCCTCGAAGTGCTCGGCAACGCGCAGGCCGCGGGCCTCAACAGCGGCCGCTTCGTCTTCGCCTATGTCGATCTCGCGCAACGGCTCGTCGGACTCGAGGGCCGCCTCGACTCGATCCTCGTCGTGACCGAACCGGGCGCCGACGTGTCCGCGGTTCGCGCGCAGGTGAAGGGCATCGTGGACGGCCGCGCGGTGGTGGTCGACCCGGACTTCCGCGCCAAACAGGCCGAGGTCGCGAGTTCGGTGACCCGCGATGCGACCCTGCTGGTCTCGCTGGTGTCGCTGGTGATCGCCGCCTTCCTGGTGTTCAACACGATGAACATGGCGGTGGCGTCGCGGCGCAGGTCGCTCGCGATGATCCGTGCGTTGGGCGCCAAGCGGTCTCACCTCGTCGGTGACATGCTCGGCGAGGCCGCGTTGATGGGTCTGGTCGGCGGCGCGCTCGGCATCCCGCTCGGGATCCTGGCCGGGCGGGCCGTGATCGGCAGCCTGCCCGAACCACCGGCCGACTCGGTCGGCACCGTCATCAACTACCACCTGCCGGCCTATGCGCCCGCGGCCGCGGTGATCGCCTGCGTGGTGGCGTGTGTCGCGGCGACGACGCTGGCCGCGCGGTCGGTGTTCGCGGTCTCGCCGGTGGAGGCGATGGCTCCCGTGGAGGTGTCGGACTCCGCGTCCCGGCGTGGTCCCGCGGTGGTGGTCGCAGCCGTCCTCGGCGTCGCCGGCCTCATCGCGTCGTGGGTCATCGTGTCGACGGTGCCGGGCCGGCCGGCCATCCTCGCCGGTGTCTTCTATCTGGTCGGCGCGCTGCTCCTGTGTTTCGCGCTGTCGAAGCCGTTGGCCTGGGCGGTGGTTCGGGTGGCGCGCTGGTTCGGCGGTCCCGGGCAGCTCGCGTCGGTGAACACCGAGCGAGCCCCGCGGCGCGCGTGGGCGACGTTGATGACGGTCGCGGTGGCCATCGCGGTCGGGATGGGGACATCGGGCGCGCTGGACAATCTGGTCTCCTCGATGTCGAAATCCCTCGACGGGCTGGGTGATCCGGACTTCTACGTGTCGTCGACGTCGGCCGCGACCCTGCCCCTGGGGCCGATCCTGCCGGCGTCGGTGGCCGAGCGCGTCACCGCGGTTCCCGGCGTCACCGAGGTGGTCGGTGGCCAGTGGGCCGCGGTGAACATCGGCGAGAGCAAGGCGAATGTGCAAGGGCTCGAGCCGGGTTCGCGGGCTCCGTTCATGCGCAAGGCCTCGCCGGAGGCGGTGGCGAGAGTGCTCGCCGGGGACGGCATCCTGATGTCGAATGTCCTCGCGCGGGCGCTGGACGTGGACACCGGCAGCACGGTGGAACTCGCGACTCCCAACGGCCCACGGCAGACGGTGGTGCGTGACACGGTCGACTACGTCTCCCTCGATTCCGGGGTGGCGGCCATGTCGCAGGAGTTGCTGGCCGACTGGTTCGATCGCGACGGTGACACCTACCTGCAGGTGATCACCTCGCCCGACGCCGACCCGGTTCAGGTCCGCCGGGACCTTGATGCGCTGGTCCAGAACGTCCCGACGACGGGCAACAAACCGATCAGCGTCTACAGCGGCGCGGAGGCCCTCGCCGCGACCCAGGCCACCGTCGAGCAGGCGGGCGCGTTCGCGGTCGCCATCCAGTGGATCGTCGCCGGTGCAGCCGCGATCGCACTACTCAACACGCTGCTGCTGTCGGTTCTCGAACGCCGGCGCGAGCTCGGCGTCCTACGGGCCATGGGCGCCTCGCGCAGGTTCGTCTCCCGCACGGTGCTCGCCGAGGCGGGTGCGGTCGCCCTGGTCGGGTCGGTGGTGGGCGTCGTCCTCGGTGCTGCGATGCATCTGCTCAGCAACCAGATCCTGACCATCACGACGTCGCTGACCGTGCTCTACTCGCCGCGGCCGTCGGCCCTGCTCTTCGTGACCATCGCGGTCGCGTTGTGCCTGGTCGGCGCGTTCATACCCGCGGTCCGTGCCGGCCGGATGAACATCAGCGAGTCGATCCAGAACGAGTAG
- a CDS encoding ABC transporter ATP-binding protein gives MEPGRTPGTGSALVEAVDLVREYQMGDERVRALDGLNLSIDGGQFVSVVGPSGAGKSTLLHVLGALDTPTSGRISIDGVDLGALDDTAASEFRRNRVGFIFQFFNLVPTMSAWENVALPRLLDNQSLRKAKPRAVELLRRVGLGDRVDHRPSELSGGQMQRVAIARSLIMDPTILLADEPTGNLDSKTGESVLELLSEVAHDTPDRLVVMVTHDPKAAAVADTTITVRDGKIA, from the coding sequence ATGGAACCCGGGCGGACGCCCGGCACCGGAAGTGCCCTGGTGGAGGCGGTCGATCTGGTGCGCGAGTACCAGATGGGCGACGAACGGGTCCGCGCCCTGGACGGTCTGAACCTCTCGATCGACGGCGGGCAGTTCGTGTCGGTGGTCGGTCCGTCGGGAGCAGGCAAGAGCACCCTGCTGCACGTGCTCGGGGCTCTCGACACCCCGACGTCCGGGCGGATCAGCATCGACGGGGTCGATCTCGGCGCGCTCGACGACACCGCCGCCTCCGAATTCCGGCGCAACCGCGTCGGATTCATCTTCCAGTTCTTCAATCTCGTCCCGACGATGTCGGCGTGGGAGAACGTCGCACTACCGCGACTCCTGGACAACCAGTCCCTGCGCAAGGCGAAACCTCGTGCGGTGGAACTGCTTCGGCGGGTCGGACTCGGCGACCGGGTCGATCATCGGCCGTCGGAGCTGTCCGGCGGCCAGATGCAGCGCGTCGCGATCGCCCGCTCGCTCATCATGGACCCGACGATCCTGCTCGCCGACGAACCGACCGGGAATCTGGACTCCAAGACGGGTGAGTCGGTACTCGAACTGCTCTCGGAGGTCGCCCACGACACGCCCGACCGGCTGGTGGTGATGGTGACCCACGATCCGAAGGCCGCCGCGGTCGCCGACACCACCATCACGGTCCGCGACGGGAAGATCGCCTAG
- a CDS encoding LLM class F420-dependent oxidoreductase translates to MTSMKLGMPINYAGDFRETINNLADFEAAGVQRIAVPEAYSFDAVSQLGYIAAKTETMELQTAILPMYSRTPTNLAMTAAGLDYISGGRAVLGIGASGPQVIEGFHGVKYDYPLGRAREHAEICRMVWRREKLNYQGKHYTLPLDEEHGGSGLGKPLKIINHPVRDNIPLLLAAIGPKNIELAAEMFDELQPILFHPEQIDAAFGESLAAGKAKRDASLGDLGIVVQATARISDDAEQIDNAKQLVRHHAALYIGGMGARGKNFYNQLAVRYGYVDEAKLIQDLYLDGKKAEAAAAVPEDLVTSMSLIGSKAQVAERVAAFREAGVTCILASPTAPTHAERVAEVEQLRDVFGG, encoded by the coding sequence ATGACATCGATGAAGCTGGGCATGCCGATCAACTACGCGGGGGACTTCCGCGAGACCATCAACAACCTCGCGGACTTCGAAGCGGCGGGCGTGCAGCGCATCGCGGTCCCGGAGGCCTACAGCTTCGACGCCGTCTCCCAGCTCGGTTACATCGCGGCCAAGACCGAGACGATGGAACTGCAGACCGCGATCCTCCCGATGTACTCGCGTACGCCCACCAACCTGGCGATGACCGCGGCCGGCCTCGACTACATCAGCGGCGGCCGGGCGGTGCTCGGTATCGGCGCGTCGGGTCCGCAGGTGATCGAGGGATTCCACGGGGTCAAGTACGACTATCCGCTGGGTCGCGCCCGCGAGCACGCGGAGATCTGCCGGATGGTCTGGCGCCGCGAGAAGCTGAACTACCAGGGCAAGCACTACACGCTGCCGCTCGACGAGGAGCACGGCGGTTCGGGGCTGGGCAAGCCGCTGAAGATCATCAACCACCCGGTGCGGGACAACATCCCGCTGCTCCTCGCCGCCATCGGCCCCAAGAACATCGAACTCGCCGCCGAGATGTTCGACGAGCTGCAGCCGATCCTGTTCCACCCGGAGCAGATCGACGCGGCCTTCGGTGAGTCGCTCGCGGCGGGCAAGGCCAAGCGGGATGCGTCGCTGGGCGATCTGGGCATCGTCGTGCAGGCCACCGCGCGCATCTCCGACGACGCCGAGCAGATCGACAACGCCAAGCAGCTCGTGCGTCATCACGCCGCCCTGTACATCGGCGGGATGGGCGCGCGCGGCAAGAACTTCTACAACCAGCTCGCCGTCCGTTACGGCTACGTCGACGAGGCGAAGCTGATCCAGGACCTCTATCTGGACGGCAAGAAGGCGGAGGCCGCGGCCGCGGTTCCCGAGGACCTCGTCACGTCGATGTCGCTGATCGGTTCCAAGGCCCAGGTGGCCGAGCGGGTCGCGGCGTTCCGCGAAGCCGGCGTCACGTGCATCCTCGCCTCGCCCACCGCGCCGACCCACGCCGAGCGTGTCGCCGAGGTCGAGCAGCTGCGCGACGTCTTCGGGGGCTGA
- a CDS encoding DUF3349 domain-containing protein, which yields MDRPTLLQKVVEWLRAGYPDGVPHNDYIPLVALLRRQLTDDEVTQVSAELVRESPPPPEPISRIDTAVKITHYTRDLPHEDDISRVRAHLISRGWPFSDDPDGDDPDSADPDRNDPTDGDPS from the coding sequence GTGGACCGCCCGACGCTTCTGCAGAAGGTCGTGGAGTGGTTGCGCGCCGGATACCCCGACGGCGTCCCTCACAACGACTACATACCGCTCGTCGCGCTGCTACGACGACAACTGACCGACGACGAGGTGACCCAGGTGTCGGCCGAGCTCGTCCGCGAGTCGCCGCCGCCACCCGAGCCGATCTCCCGGATCGACACCGCAGTGAAGATCACCCACTACACCCGTGACCTGCCCCACGAGGACGACATCTCGCGGGTGCGTGCACACCTCATCTCCCGGGGATGGCCGTTCAGCGACGACCCCGACGGGGACGATCCAGACAGCGCCGATCCCGACAGGAACGATCCGACCGACGGGGATCCGTCCTGA
- a CDS encoding 1,4-dihydroxy-2-naphthoate polyprenyltransferase: protein MATPSQWIQGARPRTLPNAIAPVVAGVGAALHAGDVTWWKSVLALAVAVAFIIGVNFANDYSDGVRGTDDDRVGPMRLVGSGVASPKAVKTAAFLCFGIGAVCGLVLAIATAWWLVLVGAICIAGAWFYTGGKRPYGYAGWGEVAVFTFFGLVAVLGTQYVSSGRIDWVGLACAVGVGAISSSVLVVNNLRDIPSDTESGKITLAVRLGDARTRILFAALLLTPLAMSVVLAFATPWALVGLVTFPLLWQAYTPVRTGAAGPGLIPSIGTTGKAMLAWAVVTAVTLALT from the coding sequence GTGGCTACCCCTTCGCAGTGGATTCAGGGCGCTCGTCCGCGCACGCTCCCCAACGCCATCGCGCCGGTCGTGGCCGGCGTCGGCGCGGCCCTGCACGCCGGCGACGTGACGTGGTGGAAGTCGGTACTCGCGCTCGCGGTGGCCGTCGCGTTCATCATCGGCGTGAACTTCGCCAACGACTACTCCGACGGTGTGCGCGGAACCGACGACGACCGCGTCGGCCCGATGCGCCTGGTCGGCTCGGGTGTCGCCTCGCCGAAGGCCGTGAAGACCGCCGCGTTCCTGTGCTTCGGGATCGGCGCGGTCTGCGGGCTCGTGCTCGCGATCGCGACCGCGTGGTGGCTCGTGCTGGTCGGGGCGATCTGCATCGCCGGCGCCTGGTTCTACACCGGCGGCAAGCGCCCCTACGGGTACGCCGGTTGGGGTGAGGTCGCGGTGTTCACCTTCTTCGGACTCGTCGCCGTCCTCGGCACCCAGTACGTCTCCTCGGGCCGCATCGACTGGGTCGGGCTGGCCTGCGCGGTCGGCGTCGGCGCGATCTCGAGCAGCGTGCTGGTGGTCAACAACCTGCGAGACATCCCCAGCGACACCGAGTCCGGCAAGATCACGCTCGCCGTGCGCCTCGGCGACGCCCGGACCCGGATCCTCTTCGCGGCGCTGCTCCTGACCCCGCTCGCGATGAGCGTGGTGCTGGCCTTCGCGACCCCATGGGCGCTGGTCGGGCTGGTGACGTTCCCGCTGCTGTGGCAGGCCTACACGCCGGTGAGGACGGGTGCGGCCGGCCCCGGTCTGATCCCGTCGATCGGTACCACCGGCAAGGCGATGCTCGCGTGGGCGGTCGTCACGGCGGTCACACTCGCACTGACCTGA
- a CDS encoding Clp protease N-terminal domain-containing protein, with protein MFERISRDDKMLLAFATQEAGDLGHRQLGNDHLILGMLCNARSPLFALLADHGLTLSSAREAVRQYHDEHAGRSDTAETADDESFRERYEEDRDALRTIGIDLDKVREAVRGRFGEDLPDGWGERAERGPRGRGRGRRGDGRRGEGRGDHGHRHGRGRGPRPDCGPEGFGPGPFGPGPFGPGAFGPGAFGPGPWGQGFGPGPGGPFAGEGPWEPGRGRRGPRGRGSRPRFASDTRDAFGRAMEIARERGDRRLRAEYLLLGIIDTADDASRALIESATTAAELRAAVVAILPDVEAQV; from the coding sequence ATGTTTGAGCGAATCAGTCGCGATGACAAGATGCTGCTGGCTTTCGCCACGCAGGAGGCCGGCGACCTGGGTCACCGGCAACTCGGTAACGACCACCTGATCCTGGGCATGCTCTGCAATGCCCGGAGCCCGCTGTTCGCGCTGCTCGCCGACCATGGCCTGACGCTGTCGTCGGCCCGGGAGGCGGTACGTCAGTACCACGACGAGCACGCGGGTCGGTCCGACACCGCGGAGACCGCCGACGACGAGTCGTTCCGCGAACGCTATGAGGAGGACCGAGATGCACTGCGCACGATCGGGATCGACCTCGACAAGGTCCGCGAGGCGGTGCGCGGGCGGTTCGGTGAGGACCTGCCCGACGGGTGGGGCGAGCGCGCCGAGCGCGGACCCCGAGGTCGTGGTCGCGGGAGACGTGGGGACGGACGCCGTGGGGAAGGACGAGGGGACCATGGTCACCGCCACGGCCGCGGTCGCGGCCCCCGGCCCGACTGCGGTCCCGAGGGCTTCGGCCCGGGTCCTTTCGGCCCGGGTCCTTTCGGTCCGGGCGCCTTCGGACCGGGCGCCTTCGGACCGGGTCCCTGGGGCCAGGGTTTCGGCCCCGGTCCGGGCGGACCGTTCGCCGGGGAGGGGCCGTGGGAGCCGGGGCGCGGCCGGCGCGGACCGCGAGGCCGGGGTTCCCGGCCGCGCTTCGCGAGCGACACCCGGGACGCCTTCGGCCGGGCCATGGAGATCGCGCGGGAACGGGGCGACCGACGGCTGCGCGCCGAGTACCTGCTGCTCGGGATCATCGACACCGCCGACGATGCATCGCGGGCACTGATCGAATCCGCCACCACCGCAGCGGAACTCCGCGCGGCCGTGGTGGCGATCCTGCCCGACGTCGAGGCCCAGGTCTGA
- the menE gene encoding o-succinylbenzoate--CoA ligase, producing MRSLRPLLLPATPAVLDRVDDLRAVLDGSTAVLPVPDDARAAAELGSALDVGAPIDDRVSLVVSTSGSTGTPKGAQHSPATLAASSRATADRLGGPGNWLLALAPHHIAGLQVILRALTAGQTPAILDLRTGFDPDVYARAICELDGPRRYTSLVPTQLVKILDHPAATAASRTLDAILVGGAATPKPLWDRAVAEGLPVVATYGMSETAGGCVYDGRPLDGVSVRIADPAPDGVGRVLLGGPVVASGYRNLPDHPAFAEPGCFRTDDLGVVDDAGLLSIVGRADEAISTGGLTVVPQVVEAVIADDAAVAECVVVGLPDDRLGEAVTAFVVVRPGERLDVNRIRGSVIDRLDRYAAPRRIVELDALPLRGPGKYDRRALRARFGS from the coding sequence CTGAGATCCCTGCGCCCGCTTCTGCTGCCCGCCACGCCGGCGGTCCTCGACCGGGTCGACGACCTGCGTGCCGTCCTCGACGGCTCGACGGCCGTGCTGCCCGTGCCCGACGACGCCCGCGCTGCGGCCGAACTCGGTTCCGCGCTGGACGTAGGGGCTCCGATCGACGACCGGGTGTCCCTGGTCGTCTCGACCTCGGGGTCGACGGGCACCCCGAAGGGTGCGCAGCACTCCCCCGCGACCCTCGCCGCGTCGTCGCGGGCCACTGCCGATCGCCTGGGCGGGCCCGGCAACTGGTTGCTGGCGCTCGCGCCCCATCACATCGCCGGCCTGCAGGTCATCCTCCGCGCGCTGACCGCCGGCCAGACCCCGGCGATCCTGGACTTACGTACCGGTTTCGATCCCGACGTGTACGCGCGTGCCATATGCGAGCTCGACGGTCCGCGGCGGTACACCTCGCTGGTTCCCACCCAGCTGGTCAAGATTCTCGACCATCCCGCCGCGACGGCCGCCTCGCGTACGCTCGACGCGATCCTCGTCGGCGGAGCGGCGACTCCGAAGCCGTTGTGGGACAGAGCAGTCGCCGAGGGCCTCCCGGTCGTCGCGACATACGGGATGAGCGAGACGGCCGGTGGTTGCGTCTACGACGGGCGGCCTCTCGACGGTGTCTCGGTCCGCATCGCCGACCCCGCCCCCGACGGCGTGGGCCGCGTCCTGCTCGGCGGCCCGGTCGTCGCCTCCGGATACCGCAATCTGCCCGACCATCCGGCGTTCGCCGAGCCGGGTTGCTTTCGTACCGACGACCTCGGGGTCGTCGACGACGCCGGGCTGCTCAGCATCGTCGGCCGCGCCGACGAGGCCATCTCGACCGGCGGGCTGACCGTGGTACCGCAGGTCGTCGAGGCCGTGATCGCCGACGACGCCGCGGTCGCCGAATGCGTCGTCGTCGGGCTCCCCGACGACCGGCTCGGCGAGGCGGTGACCGCGTTCGTCGTGGTCCGTCCCGGAGAACGCCTCGACGTCAACCGCATTCGCGGATCGGTCATCGACCGGCTCGACCGCTACGCGGCACCCCGGCGGATCGTCGAACTCGACGCACTCCCCCTGCGCGGCCCCGGCAAGTACGACCGCCGCGCGTTGCGGGCTCGCTTCGGTTCCTGA